A genomic segment from Malus domestica chromosome 05, GDT2T_hap1 encodes:
- the LOC103416833 gene encoding protein ROOT HAIR DEFECTIVE 3 homolog 2-like isoform X1 has protein sequence MHHRYDMEAIYFDERVRNSKRQLLESKALDFVYPAYSAMLGHLRYKALEDFQVRLEQLLNKDEGFASSVRTCAQSSMLEFEKGCADVAIQQANWDASKVREKLRRDIDAHASSVRSAKLAELNSNYEKKLSSSLSGPVEALLETGAKDTWASIRKLLNHETEVAVSEFSTAVANFELDNEMVAKMKQHLKDYVRNVVETKAREEVCQSSIMTAIQCLGFGLGTKTLEVLPRMHELRRLTSGVTTGYLLHGL, from the exons ATGCATCATAGGTATGACATGGAGGCCATCTACTTTGATGAACGTGTAAGGAACTCAAAACGACAACTGTTGGAGTCAAAAGCATTGGAT TTTGTTTACCCTGCGTACTCGGCCATGCTCGGACACCTACGTTataaagcccttgaagattttCAAGTGAGGCTGGAGCAATTGTTGAACAAAGATGAGGGATTTGCTTCATCTGTTCGTACCTGTGCTCAGTCTTCTATGCTTGAGTTCGAGAAAGGATGTGCAG aTGTTGCCATACAACAAGCTAATTGGGATGCTTCAAAAGTCCGGGAAAAGCTTCGACGTGATATAGATGCACATGCATCATCGGTTCGTAGTGCAAAACTGGCAGAATTGAATTCCAACTATGAG AAAAAACTTTCTTCGTCTTTAAGTGGTCCTGTAGAAGCTTTACTCGAAACTGGTGCAAAAGACACCTGGGCTTCGATACGAAAACTACTTAATCATGAGACTGAAGTTGCAGTATCAGAGTTCTCAACTGCAGTTGCCAATTTTGAGTTGGACAACGAAATGGTTGCCAAAATGAAGCAACATTTGAAGGATTATGTGAGAAATGTGGTGGAGACAAAAGCAAGAGAAGAG GTTTGCCAGTCTTCCATTATGACAGCGATTCAATGCCTAGGGTTTGGACTGGGAACGAAGACATTAGAAGTATTACCAAGGATGCACGAACTGCG
- the LOC103416833 gene encoding protein ROOT HAIR DEFECTIVE 3 homolog 2-like isoform X3, with the protein MEAIYFDERVRNSKRQLLESKALDFVYPAYSAMLGHLRYKALEDFQVRLEQLLNKDEGFASSVRTCAQSSMLEFEKGCADVAIQQANWDASKVREKLRRDIDAHASSVRSAKLAELNSNYEKKLSSSLSGPVEALLETGAKDTWASIRKLLNHETEVAVSEFSTAVANFELDNEMVAKMKQHLKDYVRNVVETKAREEVGKIMIHMKDRFASLPL; encoded by the exons ATGGAGGCCATCTACTTTGATGAACGTGTAAGGAACTCAAAACGACAACTGTTGGAGTCAAAAGCATTGGAT TTTGTTTACCCTGCGTACTCGGCCATGCTCGGACACCTACGTTataaagcccttgaagattttCAAGTGAGGCTGGAGCAATTGTTGAACAAAGATGAGGGATTTGCTTCATCTGTTCGTACCTGTGCTCAGTCTTCTATGCTTGAGTTCGAGAAAGGATGTGCAG aTGTTGCCATACAACAAGCTAATTGGGATGCTTCAAAAGTCCGGGAAAAGCTTCGACGTGATATAGATGCACATGCATCATCGGTTCGTAGTGCAAAACTGGCAGAATTGAATTCCAACTATGAG AAAAAACTTTCTTCGTCTTTAAGTGGTCCTGTAGAAGCTTTACTCGAAACTGGTGCAAAAGACACCTGGGCTTCGATACGAAAACTACTTAATCATGAGACTGAAGTTGCAGTATCAGAGTTCTCAACTGCAGTTGCCAATTTTGAGTTGGACAACGAAATGGTTGCCAAAATGAAGCAACATTTGAAGGATTATGTGAGAAATGTGGTGGAGACAAAAGCAAGAGAAGAGGTTGGGAAAATTATGATCCACATGAAGGATCG GTTTGCCAGTCTTCCATTATGA
- the LOC103416833 gene encoding protein ROOT HAIR DEFECTIVE 3 homolog 2-like isoform X2, whose amino-acid sequence MEAIYFDERVRNSKRQLLESKALDFVYPAYSAMLGHLRYKALEDFQVRLEQLLNKDEGFASSVRTCAQSSMLEFEKGCADVAIQQANWDASKVREKLRRDIDAHASSVRSAKLAELNSNYEKKLSSSLSGPVEALLETGAKDTWASIRKLLNHETEVAVSEFSTAVANFELDNEMVAKMKQHLKDYVRNVVETKAREEVCQSSIMTAIQCLGFGLGTKTLEVLPRMHELRRLTSGVTTGYLLHGL is encoded by the exons ATGGAGGCCATCTACTTTGATGAACGTGTAAGGAACTCAAAACGACAACTGTTGGAGTCAAAAGCATTGGAT TTTGTTTACCCTGCGTACTCGGCCATGCTCGGACACCTACGTTataaagcccttgaagattttCAAGTGAGGCTGGAGCAATTGTTGAACAAAGATGAGGGATTTGCTTCATCTGTTCGTACCTGTGCTCAGTCTTCTATGCTTGAGTTCGAGAAAGGATGTGCAG aTGTTGCCATACAACAAGCTAATTGGGATGCTTCAAAAGTCCGGGAAAAGCTTCGACGTGATATAGATGCACATGCATCATCGGTTCGTAGTGCAAAACTGGCAGAATTGAATTCCAACTATGAG AAAAAACTTTCTTCGTCTTTAAGTGGTCCTGTAGAAGCTTTACTCGAAACTGGTGCAAAAGACACCTGGGCTTCGATACGAAAACTACTTAATCATGAGACTGAAGTTGCAGTATCAGAGTTCTCAACTGCAGTTGCCAATTTTGAGTTGGACAACGAAATGGTTGCCAAAATGAAGCAACATTTGAAGGATTATGTGAGAAATGTGGTGGAGACAAAAGCAAGAGAAGAG GTTTGCCAGTCTTCCATTATGACAGCGATTCAATGCCTAGGGTTTGGACTGGGAACGAAGACATTAGAAGTATTACCAAGGATGCACGAACTGCG
- the LOC103416833 gene encoding protein ROOT HAIR DEFECTIVE 3 homolog 2-like isoform X4, which translates to MLGHLRYKALEDFQVRLEQLLNKDEGFASSVRTCAQSSMLEFEKGCADVAIQQANWDASKVREKLRRDIDAHASSVRSAKLAELNSNYEKKLSSSLSGPVEALLETGAKDTWASIRKLLNHETEVAVSEFSTAVANFELDNEMVAKMKQHLKDYVRNVVETKAREEVCQSSIMTAIQCLGFGLGTKTLEVLPRMHELRRLTSGVTTGYLLHGL; encoded by the exons ATGCTCGGACACCTACGTTataaagcccttgaagattttCAAGTGAGGCTGGAGCAATTGTTGAACAAAGATGAGGGATTTGCTTCATCTGTTCGTACCTGTGCTCAGTCTTCTATGCTTGAGTTCGAGAAAGGATGTGCAG aTGTTGCCATACAACAAGCTAATTGGGATGCTTCAAAAGTCCGGGAAAAGCTTCGACGTGATATAGATGCACATGCATCATCGGTTCGTAGTGCAAAACTGGCAGAATTGAATTCCAACTATGAG AAAAAACTTTCTTCGTCTTTAAGTGGTCCTGTAGAAGCTTTACTCGAAACTGGTGCAAAAGACACCTGGGCTTCGATACGAAAACTACTTAATCATGAGACTGAAGTTGCAGTATCAGAGTTCTCAACTGCAGTTGCCAATTTTGAGTTGGACAACGAAATGGTTGCCAAAATGAAGCAACATTTGAAGGATTATGTGAGAAATGTGGTGGAGACAAAAGCAAGAGAAGAG GTTTGCCAGTCTTCCATTATGACAGCGATTCAATGCCTAGGGTTTGGACTGGGAACGAAGACATTAGAAGTATTACCAAGGATGCACGAACTGCG